A stretch of Triticum aestivum cultivar Chinese Spring chromosome 1D, IWGSC CS RefSeq v2.1, whole genome shotgun sequence DNA encodes these proteins:
- the LOC123168803 gene encoding cortical cell-delineating protein has product MAMAPRALLLLAVGLMVVASASAHGGYGSCPRDGLKVKACVNVLGLLKVNVNQPRDEHCCSLLDGLVGLDAALCLCTNLHANVLGLNLNLPVDLRLILNNCGKVCPTDFQCPHH; this is encoded by the coding sequence ATGGCCATGGCACCGAGAGCGTTGCTCCTCCTGGCCGTTGGGCTCATGGTCGTGGCCTCGGCGAGCGCCCACGGCGGCTACGGGTCGTGCCCCAGGGACGGGCTGAAGGTGAAGGCGTGCGTGAACGTGCTGGGCCTGCTCAAGGTCAATGTCAACCAGCCGCGCGACGAGCACTGCTGCTCGCTCCTCGACGGGCTCGTCGGTCTGGACGCGGCGCTCTGCCTCTGCACAAATCTCCATGCCAATGTGCTCGGCCTCAACCTCAACCTCCCCGTCGACCTACGCCTCATTCTCAACAACTGCGGCAAGGTCTGCCCCACCGATTTCCAGTGCCCACACCACTAG
- the LOC123181609 gene encoding uncharacterized protein, whose amino-acid sequence MLSKFPKLSKRIPFPPVLPSPSRRRLLQHSLLPLLMADPSPSPPTAASASDALLAPDATLPAAAPDLDKEFGFQRAELGKEKLAGTVGFHERHVFLCYKGPEEWPSHVEASESDHLPRLLAAAIKARKPNLKKSTKLTICEGEDGTESSLGDVLIFPDMIRYRELTHLDVDNFVEEVLLKDTEWLPGSPEAIKGSYVFVCCHGSRDKRCGVCGPALITRFKEEIEGQGLDGQVAVSACSHVGGHKYAGNVIIFSPDAKGEVTGHWYGYVAPDDVPVLLRQHIGQGEIVGHLWRGQLGLSEEQQKKALELRHATNGLTEEKSSAKESPEANGTNGAACNPAPAGGCCQGNGGGLTCCQNDLPEAKQDKSIPAEQNHKSSTTECDKENVAATKKGRMKICRASTWFEIWDRSDTYTTLAVVASAATVFAAFRCYKAMN is encoded by the exons ATGCTTTCCAAATTTCCCAAACTCTCCAAGCGAATCCCATTTCCGCCGGTCCTCCCTTCGCCAAGCCGTCGGCGACTGCTGCAGCacagcctcctccccctcctcatggccgacccctccccctccccccccacggCGGCCTCCGCCAGCGACGCCCTCCTCGCGCCGGACGcgaccctccccgccgccgcccccgacctGGACAAGGAGTTCGGGTTCCAGCGGGCGGAGCTCGGTAAGGAGAAGCTCGCCGGGACGGTGGGCTTCCACGAGCGCCACGTGTTCCTCTGCTACAAGGGCCCTGAGGAGTGGCCGTCCCACGTCGAGGCCTCCGAGTCCGACCACCtcccccgcctcctcgccgccgccatcaAGGCCCGCAAGCCCAATCTGAAGAAGAGC ACCAAACTGACAATTTGTGAAGGAGAAGATGGCACTGAGTCATCTCTTGGAGATGTGTTGATCTTTCCTGATATGATCCGATACAG AGAGCTGACCCACCTTGATGTCGACAACTTTGTGGAAGAAGTACTCTTGAAAGATACTGAATGGCTTCCTGGATCTCCTGAGGCTATAAAAGGTTCCTATGTTTTTGTCTGCTGCCATGGAAGCAGGGATAAAAGGTGTGGTGTTTGCGGTCCTGCTCTGATTACAAGGTTCAAGGAAGAGATTGAAGGACAAGGTCTTGATGGTCAGGTGGCTGTTAGTGCATGCTCACACGTTGGAGGTCACAAGTATGCAGGAAATGTCATCATATTCAGTCCAGATGCCAAGGGAGAAGTGACTGGTCATTG GTATGGTTATGTTGCTCCTGATGATGTGCCTGTGTTACTGCGTCAACATATCGGACAAGGAGAGATTGTGGGCCATCTATGGAG GGGCCAGTTGGGCTTGTCTGAAGAGCAGCAGAAGAAAGCTCTGGAGCTTAGGCACGCGACGAATGGCCTGACCGAGGAAAAATCAAGCGCCAAAGAATCCCCTGAAGCAAATGGGACCAACGGTGCTGCTTGCAACCCTGCACCTGCAGGTGGATGCTGCCAGGGCAATGGAGGAGGGTTAACCTGCTGCCAAAATGATCTGCCAGAAGCAAAACAGGATAAGAGCATTCCAGCTGAGCAGAACCACAAGAGCTCTACGACAGAGTGTGACAAAGAAAACGTTGCTGCCACCAAGAAGGGGCGCATGAAGATTTGCCGGGCATCCACCTGGTTCGAGATCTGGGACAGGTCCGACACCTACACCACTCTTGCTGTTGTTGCTTCTGCTGCAACCGTGTTCGCCGCGTTCAGGTGCTACAAGGCCATGAACTGA